A genomic stretch from Bacillota bacterium includes:
- a CDS encoding MFS transporter — protein MATIRRGLGMLVAGRFLSALGDGFFWPFLALYLARFHHLSPSQVGLAMSVASAGSLLGRLPGGYLADRFGFKPVAVAGLAGAGLSVMVAGQASTIAGFVTAYTLQALFVWGSFPALVHGAALLARPERREEAFSYLNLASNAGFAIGPMVGALVIERDFHLIFWIDGVTFLLFATLIALGVPGLREEAGPRAAPGAPHRATGALAELLSLPPPGAAAFWRVALGGALVSMVYSQLGSTLPAELGRRYASVGWYGFLWTLNGSMIALLQVPVTRLGRDVGRRPRMSLAALAYALGMLVIWRAEAPWAYFVAFAVITLGEIVYSPLPPAEYASLAPPGQGARYQAAGNLLAGAGSALGPAFGGALLALAGPAGLWLGAAGLGVAAAAVIWPERQRGPGAQDARDLHEL, from the coding sequence GTGGCCACCATTCGTCGAGGACTCGGGATGCTCGTCGCCGGGCGCTTCCTGAGCGCGCTGGGCGACGGGTTCTTTTGGCCCTTCCTGGCGCTCTACCTGGCCCGCTTCCACCACCTGTCGCCTTCCCAGGTGGGCCTCGCCATGAGCGTGGCCTCGGCGGGCTCGCTGCTGGGGCGCCTCCCCGGCGGCTACCTGGCCGACCGCTTCGGCTTCAAACCCGTCGCCGTGGCCGGCCTCGCCGGTGCGGGCCTGTCGGTCATGGTGGCGGGGCAGGCGAGCACCATCGCCGGCTTCGTCACCGCCTACACGCTCCAGGCGCTCTTCGTCTGGGGGAGCTTCCCCGCCCTGGTCCACGGCGCCGCGCTCCTCGCGCGCCCCGAGCGGCGGGAGGAAGCCTTCTCCTACCTCAACCTGGCCAGCAACGCCGGCTTCGCCATCGGGCCCATGGTCGGCGCCCTGGTGATCGAGCGCGACTTCCACCTCATCTTCTGGATCGACGGCGTCACCTTCCTGCTCTTCGCGACGCTGATCGCGCTGGGCGTCCCCGGCCTGCGCGAGGAAGCCGGACCCCGCGCCGCTCCCGGCGCCCCCCATCGAGCCACCGGGGCGCTGGCGGAGCTCCTCTCCCTCCCGCCCCCGGGCGCCGCGGCCTTCTGGCGTGTGGCGCTGGGCGGCGCGCTGGTCTCCATGGTCTACAGCCAGCTGGGGTCGACGCTGCCGGCGGAGCTGGGGCGGCGGTACGCCTCCGTCGGGTGGTATGGCTTCCTCTGGACGCTGAACGGGTCGATGATCGCGCTCCTCCAGGTGCCGGTCACGCGCCTGGGGCGCGACGTGGGGCGCAGGCCGCGCATGAGCCTGGCCGCGCTGGCGTACGCCTTGGGCATGCTGGTCATCTGGCGGGCGGAGGCGCCGTGGGCCTACTTCGTCGCCTTCGCCGTGATCACGCTGGGGGAGATCGTCTACTCGCCGCTCCCGCCGGCCGAGTACGCCTCCCTGGCGCCGCCGGGCCAGGGGGCCCGCTACCAGGCGGCGGGGAACCTTCTGGCCGGGGCCGGCTCCGCCCTGGGACCGGCCTTTGGGGGTGCGCTCCTGGCGCTGGCGGGGCCGGCCGGCCTCTGGCTGGGTGCCGCGGGGCTCGGCGTGGCCGCGGCCGCGGTCATCTGGCCGGAGAGGCAGCGCGGGCCGGGCGCGCAGGACGCCCGTGACCTGCATGAGCTCTGA
- a CDS encoding sigma-70 family RNA polymerase sigma factor, whose protein sequence is MAHAASWGAEETEEELVRRAQQGDADAFEALVREHEKRLYRLARQALDDPEDAADAVQNAFLRAYRGLGRLENPAAFPAWLTRILVRECVSLLRARHPTVALDLLPELPAPESLDDGEVWRFVDELPGAQRLLLVLRFIYGYGPDEIAAMTGTPAGTVKSRLHRAVRLLGRRMAPGREER, encoded by the coding sequence ATGGCGCACGCGGCGAGCTGGGGGGCGGAGGAGACGGAGGAGGAGCTGGTGCGCCGGGCCCAGCAGGGCGACGCGGACGCCTTCGAGGCGCTGGTGCGGGAGCACGAGAAGCGCCTCTACCGCCTCGCCCGCCAGGCCCTGGACGATCCCGAAGACGCGGCCGACGCCGTGCAGAACGCCTTCCTCCGCGCCTACCGCGGCCTCGGGCGGCTGGAGAACCCGGCGGCCTTCCCGGCCTGGCTGACGCGCATCCTCGTGCGCGAGTGCGTCTCGCTCCTCCGCGCCCGCCACCCCACGGTCGCCCTGGACCTGCTGCCGGAGCTGCCCGCGCCCGAAAGCCTGGACGACGGCGAGGTCTGGCGCTTCGTGGACGAGCTGCCGGGGGCCCAGCGGCTCCTCCTGGTTCTGCGCTTCATCTACGGATACGGCCCCGACGAGATCGCGGCCATGACGGGGACCCCCGCCGGCACCGTCAAGTCGCGGCTTCACCGGGCCGTTCGCCTGCTCGGCCGGCGGATGGCGCCGGGGAGGGAAGAGAGGTGA